The bacterium genome contains the following window.
TGTTTTTCCCGATTTTGTACTTCCAAATAAACCAATTGTAACAACCTTTCCCATTTTCTACTCCTTTCACATTTCTGTAAATAAAATTTAATATTCTGCTAAAATATTATACCACATTTAAAAAAATCAGTAAAAACCCAAGTAGTTAATGAATTTCAATTAAATCAATAAATTTTGAAATTTCAAGATATGATGGTTGAGAAGGCGCTGTTTTTTTATTTAAAGCAACATAAGTAAAAGAAGAACCAAAAAAAAGTGGTATTAATCTTTTGTATAAAGAAGTGGCCATGGGAATAACGATTAAACCAATCTTTTTTGAGTAATTATACGAAAGTTCTGTAAGTGTAAAGAGATGTTTTTCTGTTAATACTTTTGTAGCAATTTTTACCATATCTGCTCCATCTTTTTTGCCTTTCTTAACAATTTTTTTTAATATGTTAATATCAGGTGTCTTTTTAAAATTATGGTAGGAAAGGATAATTTTTTTGTTTTTACTTTTACAGATTTCAATAACTTTATCACATATTTTACTTTTAATCTCAACATCAATTATATCAATATAATTACTAACTGCTCTAAAAATTTCAAGCCGTTTTTTATCAGATAAATAAAAAGAATTCTCTCCCCCTTCTTTATACCATCTTATAGTACCTATAATGTTTACTCCCCCTAGTTTCCTTGTTTTTTTTATCCATTCAATTATATCA
Protein-coding sequences here:
- a CDS encoding type I 3-dehydroquinate dehydratase, whose translation is MENLKEKIILVLTGDEEEKILYEVLKNVKYIELRIDEFLRNFNESDIIEWIKKTRKLGGVNIIGTIRWYKEGGENSFYLSDKKRLEIFRAVSNYIDIIDVEIKSKICDKVIEICKSKNKKIILSYHNFKKTPDINILKKIVKKGKKDGADMVKIATKVLTEKHLFTLTELSYNYSKKIGLIVIPMATSLYKRLIPLFFGSSFTYVALNKKTAPSQPSYLEISKFIDLIEIH